Sequence from the Gloeocapsopsis dulcis genome:
GGATGTAGAAATGCTGCTTGTGCCTGGTACTTTTAGCACGCCAGACCAGTATATCGCAAGTTACTGGCTACCTGATCGCGAACGAATTGCCATGATGATGGCAAAGCATTTTAATGTTCCAACAGATTCTACTTTTAGCGACCTCAATCCGACAAAGCTAAGGATCGCTATTCAAGATAGTACAGGTAGCGATCGCGCTATTCAATCACTCGCTAACTTTCTCCAAACATCTGGATATCGTCGAGTCTATGTTGCTACGCCTTGGAATGAACCGTTGGATGTAACTCGGATCGTTGCTCAGCAAGGGGATATTGACAACGCACGTGCCATTCGCAATGCTTTAGGAGTTGGCGAAATTCGTGTTGAAAGTACCGGAAACCTTCGTTCGGATGTCACAATTCAACTCGGTCAAGATTGGCTGAGAATAGCAGAATACTAGCTCAAAGCTGTGCAATCCATGCTTGTAAGATTGGATTGACTTTTTCCGGTGCTTCATCTTGGGGACAATGTCCGACGCCTTCAATGGGAATAAACTCCTTCACTTGTGGATAGTTAGCCAGTTGTTGACCTAACTCGAATGGTTCCCACGGATCGGCTGTTCCCCACAACATAATTGCTGGACATGGTAGCTGTGGTAGCAAATCTTCTGGCAATGGTCCTGAAGAATAGGCAGTAAATGCTAAAAATACAGCAACAGCACCAGGATCTTTTGCTGGTGCCATTAACAAATCCACTAGTTCCTCAGTCACAACGTCAGAATTAGCATACGCTTGCAGCAGAATCTTCCGTACGGTTTTTGGCTTGGCAATTTGATTAAAGAAAAAGTTGCCTATTGGTTTGACTGAGAGTAGTCGTTGTACCATTGGTGCACCAAAGCGGCGATACCAAGGCAATGTCCCCCGTTTGCGATCGTGCAGCAGGCGCAGCGAACAGTTTAGTAGGGCAATACTTCTAGCAATTTCTGGGCGATCTACCACAGCTTGCATCACTGCAATACAACCAATTGAATTACCCACTAAAAAAGCAGGTTCTCCTACAACTTCCTGACAAAAATCGGCAATTTGCTGCCCCCAAGTTTCAAAGGTGTAATGCATTTCTGTGGTTGGTTCCGGTTTGGCAGAACCACCAAAGCCAATTAAATCTATGGCGTACACGCGGCAAGTTTCTGCTAGGACAGGAATGTTTTTGCGCCAATGCCACCAAGAAGCACCAAAGCCATGAATCAGCACAATGGCAGGTCCTGTCGTACCTTGAGTTTGATAGCAAATCGGAAAACCTTGCCAAGTCCAAGTTTTTGTTGCGGTGAATGATGCAGTAGAAATCATGGAATTAATTCAGTAGGCGATCGCTCTAATTGTATTGTGACAATTCTTTACAAAAAAAGACACCTTTTTTTATTTCGATTAAACTAGAATTATGGAAAGTATAAACCCTGCAAAGTATGCAGATTTGTTTGCAGCGCTTGGGTCAGAACCTCGGTTAGAAATCATGCGAGTACTGTTTGCCGCATACCCGCAAGGAATGATCGTTGGTGATATTCAAGCAAAATTACAAATCCCTAATTCAACGCTGTCCCATCATCTAGAGAAACTGCGACAGGAGCATCTCATCAGTTCAAAAAAAGAAAAGCAATATATCTGGTACTCAGTCAATACCAAGACAATGGAAGATTTATTAGCTTTTCTCTTCAACGGCTGTGCGCTCGGCAATCCTCGCAGTAAAGACAAGCTAGCCCCTGTTCAGAATCCATTCACGGAGGCAGGATTTATGTTTGAAGGATTCTTAAGATCCCTGGAAAGCCTATTTGGTAGTGTGTTTGACCGAATTGTTCTTCCTAGAGGGTTTGAAAGATTTAGCCAAAAAGCAACACAAGTCATTGCGTTAGCACAAGATGAATCGCGCCGTTTGGGACATCAATATGTTGGCACAGAACAACTTTTATTAGGATTGATTGGAGAAGGAACAGGAACTGCAGCACAGGTTCTTTCAGCAGAAGGACTCAACTTAGAAAATCTGCGCATAGAAGTTGAAAAACGCGTTGGTCATGGTAAGGGAACACCGCTGGATATTCCTTTTACACCAAGAGCCAAAAGAGTGTTAGAGCTTTCTGTTGAACAGTCGCAGCGTCTAGGCGATCAATACATTGGTACTGAGCACTTACTATTAGGAATTTTGCGCGAACGTGGTGGCATGGCAGTTCGGGTACTCGAACACTTAGGTGTTAATCTGTATAGCTTAGAACAGCGAATTCTACAATGGAATGCACCTAATTAGTCGTGCAGCGATCGCCTGGAGTATGCCAGGATTATTCGTGTTGTGTTCCTATTCAATCACTTATTTATCATGCTGGCACAAACTGCTACAGAGGTGACACCCTTCCTAGGCTCAGATGTCGCGGCAAGTTATGCTACGGCGCAGGTTGCGATTTTACCCATTCCCTACGAAGCAACAACAACCTATCGTCGTGGCTGTGAAACAGGGCCTGATGCCATTCTCGCAGCATCGCATCAAGTGGAATACTATGATGAAGAACTCGACTGGGAAACAGGACTTGAGGTTGGTATCTACACGCATCCCCCGATTGCTGATACCCGCAGTAAAGCTGTCACCTCCGAGGAGATGTTGCAAATTACTAGAGAAACCGTTTTCAAGCTCGTCCAAGATGGCAAGTTTGCGATCGCCTTGGGAGGCGAACATAGTATAACCACTGCAATTGTGGAAGCATACCGTCAGGCATATCCCGATGAATTATTTACCGTTGTGCAAATTGATGCACATGGAGACTTACGCCACGAGTATGAAGGCTCAATTCATAACCATGCTTGCGTGATGCGGCGTGTTGTTGAGATGGGATTACCTACGGTTCAAATTGGCATTCGAGCAATTTGCAAAGAAGAAGCTGACTTAATTAAAGAAAAAAATCTTACTGTCTTTCGCGCACGAGAAATCGCGGCACAACCAAATTGGATCGAAAATGCGATCGCGGCGATTCCTACAGAAAAGGTATTTCTTACGATTGACTTAGATGGCATTGACCCCACACTGATTCCTGGTGTCGGAACTCCTGAACCAGGTGGCTTAAATTGGTACGCACTCACAACATTTCTGCGTGGTGTGTTTAACACGCACCAAGTCATTGGCTGTGACGTAATGGAATTAGCTCCCCTTGCCGATTCCGTCGTTTCTGAATTCACCGCCGCCAAACTTGTTTACAAACTCATTGGCTATCAAGCAAAGGAGCGAGGGGGAATTATGAATTACGAATCATGAATGGGGTTAATTCAAAACTCAAAACTAGCCACTAGGCACTCTTTCACTCACCCCTCACCCCTCACCCCTAAAATAACTAGAGACACAGAACCCCTCTGCTGGTATCTTAAATTGGAGGCAATTGCAATAAAATTTATCCTAACTGCATGGGAAAACCTTACCGGCGGATTTTACTCAAACTGAGCGGTGAAGCCTTGATGGGCAACCTGGGCTATGGCATCGACCCAACCATCGTTCAAGAAATTGCGGCAGAAGTCGCAGAAGTAGTAAATAGTGGCGTACAAGTAGCTATTGTAGTAGGTGGTGGCAACATCTTTCGTGGCGTTAAAGCGTCAGCTGCTGGAATGGATCGGGCAACTGCCGACTACATTGGTATGATTGCAACTGTGATGAATGCGCTCACGCTTCAAGATGCCTTGGAACGGATGGAAGTGCAAACACGCGTGCAAACTGCGATCGCCATGCAAGAAGTAGCGGAACCTTATATCCGACGTCGGGCAATTCGCCATCTCGAAAAAGGACGGGTGGTGATTTTTGGCGCGGGTTCTGGAAATCCGTTCTTCACCACTGATACCACAGCAGCTTTAAGAGCTGCTGAAATTGATGCCGAGGTGATTTTTAAAGCCACCAAGGTAGACGGAGTTTACGATTCTGATCCGCACAAAAATCCTGATGCTAAGCGCTATCAAACACTTAACTATGTTCACGTTTTGACTCAGGATCTGCGAGTGATGGATAGTACTGCGATCGCTTTATGTAAAGAAAACAATATTCCGATTCTTGTCTTTGACCTCTCGGTACGGGGTAACATCCGCCGAGCGGTGGCAGGAGAATCTATCGGAACCCTTGTGGGAGGTTTCTGTGAAGTTAGCTGAAGCTGAGAGTACAATGCAAAAAGCCGTTGATGCAACGCAACGAGCTTTCAATACAATCCGCACTGGTCGCGCTAATGCGAGTTTACTTGACCGCGTCATGGTGGAATACTACGGTACACCAACATCGCTTAAATCACTGGCAAATATCAGTACCCCTGATGCCACAACAATTACTATTCAACCTTATGACCGGAGTAGCCTGAATCTGATTGAGAAGGCAATTTCCATGTCGGATGTCGGATTAACTCCAAACAACGACGGCTCAATGATTCGCCTCAATATTCCTCCGCTGACAAGCGATCGCCGTAAAGAATTTGTGAAACTTGCTGCGAAATATGCTGAGGAAGGGCGCGTTTCAATTCGCAATATTCGCCGCGATGCTCTTGATACGATCCGCAAACAAGAGAAAAACAGCGAAGTCTCAGAAGACGAAGCGAAAGATCTCCAAGATCAACTGCAAAAATTAACGAACAAATACACCAGTAAAATAGATGAGTTACTAACTGAAAAAGAGAAAGACATTACAACTGTTTGACTACTAACTCAATTGACCACATTTGACATAAGAATAGCTCATAATAGACTCGCAGCATGACTGCATTCTATTACTGCAATGATTTAGCTAACGACTAGTCAGTTAATTCTTTAGGTAGAAATGTGTCCCTGAACCAGCAGTCGTGCTTGAGAAGGATAAAAAAAATAACAAACCCGTCTTCAAATCAGAAGCGGGTTTTTTCTTATTGATATTTATAATATATTGTCACATCTTTTGAATCTAAACTACTACTTCATTATCTCTTTATCAATCATCTTTTATTACTTAAAGATTGAATAAACAAAGATGTAAACAGATGCCACTAACATAGTTTTTTTCTATCTTATAAAGAGCTAGCGCTACTAAGAGCATCAAACTATTTGGTCTTAATGTTACTACATCTAGGTGAGCAGGAAAAACACCTTTATGTAGAGGAAGCAGGAAAAAGGTCTTGATTAAATTTATTCTACCTCTTTTTTAATTAATGCAAATAGATAAATTTGCATTTGAATAAACAAATTTTTTGTAGTTTTTTTTTAGATACCATATGAGCACAAACGAGAACCTTCCTTTAGTCTCAGTCATTATTCCTGCATATAATGCAGCAGCTTTTATCAACAGAACTTTAGACTTTGTATTAACTCAAACATACACAAATATTGAAGTTTTAGTTGTTGATGATGGTTCACAAGATTGTACTGTTGACATCGCTCAATCCTATGTTCAAAAGGATCAACGTGTTATTTTGTTGCAGCAAGCCAATCAAGGAGTTGCAGCAGCTCGCAATTTAGCAATTCAAAAATCACGCGGAGAATATATAGCACCTCTTGATGCTGATGATATTTGGTATCCTCAAAAACTTGAAAAACAAGTACAGTGCTTATTAAATGCGCCTTCGTCGGTAGGGTTAGTCTATGCTGTGTCAATGGAAATTGATGAGGAAGATTTAATTATAGATAAAAACTCTATCTACAACCGTAATTATCAACCAGAAGGAAATGTTTACACAAATTTAGTGTGTATAAATTTCATTGGTAATGCTAGTGCACCGCTTATTCGCCGTAGTTGCTTTGAACATATTGGCGGATATAACTGCCAATTAAAAGAACAAGATGCTCAAGGATGCGAAGACTGGGATATTTATTTACGTATTGCTGAATTTTATCAGTTTCGAGTAGTACCAGAAGTTTTAATTGGGTATCGCCAAGTAAGCGGCAGTATGGGTAGCAAGTGTAAAACAATGATTAAATCGTATAATTTAGTTTTACAAGACGTCCAGCAACGGCACCCAGAGATTCCTGCTACTATCTACCGCTGGTCTAGAAGCTTTTTTTATAACTATTTATCAGTAAAAAGCTCTGCTTCTGGAGATTATTGTAATGCTCTACTTTGCTTATATAAAGCTTTGGAATCAGATTTATTTCTCTTATTGCGTCCTGCAACATATAGAATTACTTTAATGTTGATTCTAAAAATTGTCATCAAGTCTATATTTTACTTAATTCTTCAAGAGAAATATACCTGGCAACAGTTAAAAGAAAAGATTAAGAGGAAAAGAAGTAGTATCACAATTTACGACATCAAAAGCAGAAAATTCAATTTAAAGTATAAGGATTTTGTCTGGAAGCCCTATGACGTTGTTTTGTTGCATAGAGGGCTAAAAATTTTAAAAATTAGTCAAGAAGTAGATTTTAAATTGAAAGCAAAAGCTTATTAATCTATTTCTTATTTTTGATACAAGGGATAAAAAAGTGAAAGAGACAAATGCCCCTAAATCGCTAATACCCCTACTCAAATTGTATTCATGGGCAATTCCAGTCATTATTGTTTTAGGTACTTTATCTTCTTTGGCAGAAGGATTAGGAATTAGCTTATTTGTCCCTTTTCTTCAAAGTGTATCTCATACGAGTTCTCAAGCCCATAGTCAAAATTTGTTGGTAGGATTTCTCAATCAAATATTTGGGGATTTATCATTCAATACTCGTCTTTTTATTATACCTATATGCATTTTTGCCAGCATTCTTTTAAAAAATTGTCTTGTGTATGGCAACACAATTCTTTTTTCTTGGTTAAACTGGCAGATTAGCGATCGCCTAAGAAAAGGTATTTATAAACAGCTTCTTAGTGTCAGTTTTAACTATTTAGAACGCAATCAGTCTGGTAGATTTTTGAGCGTCTTGGACAAAGAAACATGGCAAACCAGTCAAGCTTTAGCAGTATTCATTAGCTTGATTACGAGTGCTTGCACAATTGTTGTTTTTGTCATACTCCTGTTTTTAATTTCTTGGCAACTGACTATCTTAGTTGCTGTCGCTATGTTATTGATTTCATTGAGTGTCCAATCTGTAACCCGTCAAGTCAAAAGTGTAGGTAAACAAGCTGCACGTGCTAACGCGGCTTTTGTTAGTCGAGCACTAGAAGGGTTGAGCGGCATGAAAGTTATTCGCGCTTTTGGACGCGAATCTTATGAACAGGAGCGTTTTGAGCAAGCGTCGCAGGAAGTTTGTGCTGCTTTTAGAAGGCTTGATGTCATCTCTGGAGCTGTTAATCCCTTTTCTGAAGTACTATCTACAGCTTTGTTGACAGGTATTTTGATAGTAGCATTGCAAGATCAGAGTAACTTACCAACATTGTTGACATTCATTTTTATGCTCTATCGCTTACAACCTCAAATGAAGATTTTTGATAGTGCGCGTGTCAATCTAGGAGGTTTAACTGGTTCTGTAGAGCAGGTGATGGAGCTTTTAAACCGTGCTGATAAAACATATATTTCTTCTGGTAAGTTGTCATTCAAAGGTTTGAAACAAGCGATCGCCTTCAACTGTGTTACCTTTCGCTACGATCCTCTAGAAAAACCTGTCTTACAACAAATTTCAATTACTATTCCACGCGGAAGAACTACAGCGATCGTTGGTCCTTCAGGTGCGGGGAAATCAACACTTATTGGCTTACTTTGCCGCTTTTATGATGTAACTACAGGAGACATTTATGTAGATGGCGAACCACTAAAGCAACTCAATCTTGCTGACTGGCGTAGCCGAATCGCAATTGTTAGCCAAGATACTCATCTTTTTAGCTCAACAATCACAGAAAATATCGCCTATGGTCGATTAGATGCGACAACAGATGAAATCATAGCAGCAGCGAAGCTTGCCCATGCTCACGACTTTATTCTTGAACTTCCTCAAGGTTACGAAACTAAAGTAGGCGACAGAGGAGTTCGGCTATCAGGAGGACAGCGACAGCGTCTTGCTTTAGCGCGTGCTATCATTTGCAACCCTGAAATTTTGATTCTTGATGAGGCTACTAACGCACTCGACAGTATTTCAGAACATCTCATTCAAGAGGTATTGCAGAGTTTTGGTCAAAATCGCACTGTGATTGTCATTGCGCATCGTTTGTCTACTATTGAACAAGCCGATCAAATTATCGTGATGGAGAAAGGACGAGTTAGAGAAAAAGGTAGTATTCAGTCTCTATTGCAACTCAACGGACTTTTTGCCCAGCTTTATCACCTACAACACAACACTGTTCCTACTTGAGCCTCAATGACAGCCTCAGCACCCTAGGCAACTACGGTTGTATGCTATAAAGCAATCAATCAGTAGTTTTTTCGCAAAATATGAGAGTTTTGTAAAAACACCTTATTAGCATTTTGATCTCAGTAGTAAGAGTGCAAAATAGTTTAAAGCCTTTGTACCCATACAATCGTAGAATTTAGGAGCAAAACTGTAGCTTTATGTATGATTGCATAATTGTTGGTGCTGGACCTGCTGGCGGTACAGCAGCTTATCATTTAGCAAAACGGGGTCATTCCGTATTAGTACTGGAAAAAGAATCGTTGCCACGCTACAAACCCTGTGGAGGTGGAGTTTCACCTGCGATCGCCAAATGGTTTGACTTTGATTTTTCTCCAGCTATTTCCACAAAGGTAAATACCATTCGTTACACCTGGAAAATGGGTGATCCAGTGCAAGCCAAATTGCAAACACCCGAACCGATGTGGATGGTACGGCGCGATGTCTTTGACCACTTCCTAGTGCAGCAAGCACAAAAACAGGGAGCAGAACTACGCGATAACACCGAAGTGAAAAGCATTCAGTTCAAAAGCGATCATTGGCAAGTTGACACCGCTAACGGTTCCGTGACAGGTCGCTATATCATTGCGGCAGACGGTGCTAAAGGACCAATGGCAAAGTGGTTAGGCTTTAAAGACCGTAAACGCCGCTTGGCAGGAGCATTAGAAGCAGAAGCGCCAGCTAAGGTCGAAGATGGTCATATTGCCCATTTTGAGTTTGGCATGGTGAAAAACGGCTACATTTGGAACTTTCCTAAAGCTGACGGCTACTCAATCGGTGTAGGTACCTTTATTGGCGGTGAACCTCAAGATTTCAAAGGAATTTTGAGTGAGTATGGTAACTTGTTTGGTTTAGACATTAAAACCTGTAAACAGTACGGTCATGCATTGTGCTTGTGGAATGGCAATCAAAAGCTACATACTCAAAATGCCGTGTTAGCAGGAGAAGCCGCTTGTGTCGTCGATCCACTAACTGCAGAAGGAATTCGCCCATCGATTTTTAGTGGTGTCAAAGCTGCTGAAGCAATTAATCGGGCGATCGCGGGTGACATTAATGCCCTAGAGCAATACTCGCAAGCGATCAGCGACGAATGGGGCACTGATATGGCGTGGGCACAAAAACTAGCCGGAGTATTTTATCGCGTTCCTGGTATTGGCTACAAAGTTGGCGTCAAACGTCCCACAGCTACACAACGCATGGGTCAAATCCTTTGTGGTGAAATGAGTTATAGTGATGTCGCCGGTCGCGCCCTCAAGCGCCTCAGCGGAAGCTTAATTCCAGGCATGGGAGGATAGTGATTAGTTTTGAGTTTTGAGTTTTGAGTTTTGAATTGGAGAATTTTCTTAACTCAACACTCAACACTCAACATTCATAACTCTTCTGAACCTCTATACTTTTCCATTACCTTTAGCGTGACCTTTTGAACCTTGGTAGATACGCTGTTGTTGCTCAGGAGTTAACCACGCTGATCGGGATAATCGACTTTCTGGTGGTACAAACTGACGTCGTACAGGGTCGTATTCAAGAACTTCTCCTGTTTCGATATGATATACCCAACCATGCAGGTGTATTTGACCACTGTGCAATCGGGAATGAATCACAGGGTAAGTGCGTAAGTTCTCTAATTGAGTGAGAATATTCTCTTCGACAGTTGCCTGAAGCAATTTCTCTCCTTCATAATCTTGATAATTTTCCTTCATCATCCGGCGAGTTGCTTCAGCATGTCTGAGCCATTGATACACTGATGGCATTTCTTCTTCTAACTTATCTAGCTTTAGCAATCCTTTCATTGCACCACAGTGCGAGTGACCGCATACAATAACTTCCTTAATACCTAAAGCGTGAATTGCATACTCAACCGCAGCACATTCACCACCATTAGTTGCACCGTAAGGCGGAATGATGTTACCAGCGTTGCGAATGATAAACATTTCTCCTGGTTCGGCTTGCGTGATTAAGTTTGGATCTATTCGAGAGTCAGAGCAAGTAATAAACAAAATTCGTGGATGCTGACCTTGCGACAGCAACTCGAACATCTCGCGGTGGGTACTCACATAATTGGTTTGAAACGAATGAATACCCTGAATTAACTTTTTCATACATCTTCCTCTAACGGTGCTTGCGCAACACCTTCCTACTTAACTTAAGTTTATGAAATAATAGCCCCCGAAACCCTCATGAAAGATTTTTTCTCAAAATAACTCACATTAAAAGGTAAAATCACACCAAAAAATATAGAGATTTCCTGACGCTGAGGTCTATTAAGAACCTAGAGAACTCCAAATATCTTTACTGATTCCTAAAATAAATCACTCAAATAAGTATATGTTCCCCTAAAATAGGGAGCGAGTAAGCGTCAAGAATTATTATTTATGCGAGTAGTAGCCCTAGTCCCTGGCGGCATCGGCGATCAAATCCTATTTTTTCCCACCCTTGATGACTTAAAACACAATTATCCTAATGCTCAAATTGATGTCGTGGTAGAACCACGCGCCAAAGAAGCATATCGCATCTGCAAGGCAGTATCTCATGTTCTGTTATTCGATTATCAAGATCGCAACAGTGCGGCAGATTGGGTTAACTTAGTTGGTATTTTGCGCGATCGCGAGTATGATGTAGCGATTTCTCTAGGGCAACGTTGGTTTGTTGGTTTATTGTTGTGGTTAACCGGAATTCCTACCCGTATTGGCTACAAAGGTGCAGGTAATATGTTTTTGACTAACTCTGTGCCGCTTAAGTCACAGCAATATGCTGCGGCAATGTACCATGATTTGTTACAAGGGTTGGGAATTAATTCTCCTTGCCCAGAATTAAGCGTTAATTTGCCATCCTCGGATCTTGACTGGGCAGAAGAGGAAAAGAAACGACTGGGAATTCACAGCAGTGGCTATGTTTTACTGGGTGACGGTTATGAGCCAACGCTGGATCAAAGCTATCCAGCTAATAGTTGGCAAAAGATTATCCAGGACTTTCAACAGAAACAGCCAGAACTTCCTTTAGTAGTATTTCAATCTCCAAATGATGGAAAATGGTCACAATCCAATCCTGATGTTAAACTAACATCGCCACCAGATGTTGGTAAGTTAACGGCAATGATTGCTGGAGCAGATTTGTTGCTATCTACTGAGGGTGTACCACTACAGTTAGCAGTTGCTGTGCAAACGTATACCATCGCGCTGTTTGGACTCACAGAACCAGCAAAGGTATTGCCAAAAAGCGATCGCTATATTGCGATTAAATCTCCTAGTGGACGAATCGCGGATATTTCCCCACAGACTGTTTTAGAACGAATTTGGCGTGGCTAATAGCAACTCACCACTTGCTGCCTAAAACATTTCAAAGAATGTATCCTCTAAATCATAGCCAAACATTTGTCCCATGGACTTCAGGCGCGATCGACTGGGGATACTTTGCTGTTGCATCCAATCGTGCAAGATAAAAATTTTGTGCATCAAGAAAATTTCCAAGGCTTCAGGGTTAAACTGGATGCCTTCTTTCGAGCTAAATTGATGCGGCACTAGCATAGCAGTATAGCGGGCAAGTTCCCCTGCTTGCCAATCGAGTAAAAATGGCAACCAAGGATACTGGGCATCTAAACGAATAAACCATAGCCGAATCTCTGGGATTTCTGAAAGTTCTCTAGGATCGTCAGGTTCGCGAGGATAATCTATATCAAAGCGCAACTGTTGTTCATGGGCAGCGATTGTTCCTGCTTGTAGTAGGTTTTTGATTGCTGTTTGCGCCGGAGACAAATCTAAAGTATTGAGGTGATGTGAATGGAGTGCGATCGCCAACGTCATGGAATCATCAAATCAAGGTACATTCATTGTCGCATTAAGGACAATAAGGTTGCAGGCTGCTGATAAACTGAATTTTTACTCGCCTTGATTTTGTTAATTAGGCTCAACTTCCTACATTGCTATAAGCATTCACTGGTTTTAATTTAGGCGTCCATTCTTTATCTACCAACTTATTGTATAAAGCTGTACGCGGTAAGACTCGTAAAACTTCTTCTACCGTTGTCAAACCATTTGTTACTTTCTCAACAGCAGCAGTACGGAACGAAGCAAAATGAACTTCTCTGAGATGACGATGTAGTTGCGTCATTGTACCTTCATAAATAATTTCTCGCACGGTATCATCAATATCTAATAACTCAACAATTGCTTCACGTCCCAAGAAACCAGAATTGAAACAGATACCACAACCTTTACCCTTGCGCCATTGCCCACTATGAGCGTGTTGCGAGTCAATGCCAAGTACCCGTAAATCTGCTTCGGTAGGCGTGTAAGGCTCACTACAGTGGGGACATACGCGGCGGACGAGTCGCTGTGCCACAATTCCTAACAATGCATCGCTGAGTAATCCAGGATCAGGACCAATATCTCGTAATCGCGGAATCGCACCTACCGCGTCATTTGTATGTAGTGTTGTAAATACCAAGTGTCCTGTCAGTGCAGCACGTACTGCTGTTTCTGCGGTTTCGTTGTCGCGGATTTCTCCTACCATGATGATGTCAGGGTCTTGACGTAGAATAGCGCGCAAGCCCGCAGCAAAGGTCATTCCTGCCGCTTCGTTTACCTGTGTTTGCGTAATCCGTGGCAAGATGTACTCAACAGGATCTTCGACAGTAACGACGTTGACATTTTCGGTTGCTACAGCTTGCAAACTTGTATAAAGAGTACTTGTTTTACCTGAACCTGTAGGACCTGTCAAGATAATCATCCCCTGCGGTTGTTGCAGCCAAGACTTATATACCTGGAGTGTTTGCTGCGTAAAGCCTAAATTTTCGAGTTGTGAGAATGGATTTTCACGCGGTAGTAAGCGAATAACCGCTTTTTCGCCATTAACACAAGGAAGGGTACTTACACGCATATCCATGCCCATTTCTGCGTGTTCCCCAGTGGTGTATTTCTCTTCAATACGTCCATCTTGAGGGCGGCGACTTTCAGATATGTCCATTTTTGACATAACCTTGATCGCTACAATCACGCGACGGCTCAACTCTTGGGGTAGCATTGTAATGTCACGCAGCACTCCATCAATGCGATAGCGCACGCGCAACCCCTCTGTCGTAGGTTCAAGGTGAATGTCACTCGCCCGATTCCGCAACGCTCCAGAAAGTAAGGTTTTGATGCGTTCAATTTGGTCAGCAGAGCGCGATAAATAAATTTGAGTCGTTTCTGTAATGTTTTCTGCTTCTTGCTCGCCAGTGATAGGATTGACAAACGGTGTAGCACTGATCCGGTTTGTGTTGAGATTTTGTGTATGAAACCAGGTTCGGTAACTGTTGTCGGATATGGAAATTATTTTGATGTTGCTACCAGTTCGTTCGGTTAAAAAAGCGATCGCTTCAGAATCAATGTTGACCGGACTCCCCAAATAATAACAACCACGCCACAATAACAACGGAATCACAGGCGGAACACTGCTCTTGTCAGAAAAGTGACGTAAAAATCTGGAGTTCACATCTCGATCGAGTAGTTCAGTATTAACTCTTCCTTGCTCGTCTACAAGCAGCTTGAGAGCTTCAGCGCAACTGATTT
This genomic interval carries:
- a CDS encoding geranylgeranyl reductase family protein, whose product is MYDCIIVGAGPAGGTAAYHLAKRGHSVLVLEKESLPRYKPCGGGVSPAIAKWFDFDFSPAISTKVNTIRYTWKMGDPVQAKLQTPEPMWMVRRDVFDHFLVQQAQKQGAELRDNTEVKSIQFKSDHWQVDTANGSVTGRYIIAADGAKGPMAKWLGFKDRKRRLAGALEAEAPAKVEDGHIAHFEFGMVKNGYIWNFPKADGYSIGVGTFIGGEPQDFKGILSEYGNLFGLDIKTCKQYGHALCLWNGNQKLHTQNAVLAGEAACVVDPLTAEGIRPSIFSGVKAAEAINRAIAGDINALEQYSQAISDEWGTDMAWAQKLAGVFYRVPGIGYKVGVKRPTATQRMGQILCGEMSYSDVAGRALKRLSGSLIPGMGG
- a CDS encoding carbonic anhydrase, whose product is MKKLIQGIHSFQTNYVSTHREMFELLSQGQHPRILFITCSDSRIDPNLITQAEPGEMFIIRNAGNIIPPYGATNGGECAAVEYAIHALGIKEVIVCGHSHCGAMKGLLKLDKLEEEMPSVYQWLRHAEATRRMMKENYQDYEGEKLLQATVEENILTQLENLRTYPVIHSRLHSGQIHLHGWVYHIETGEVLEYDPVRRQFVPPESRLSRSAWLTPEQQQRIYQGSKGHAKGNGKV
- a CDS encoding glycosyltransferase family 9 protein is translated as MRVVALVPGGIGDQILFFPTLDDLKHNYPNAQIDVVVEPRAKEAYRICKAVSHVLLFDYQDRNSAADWVNLVGILRDREYDVAISLGQRWFVGLLLWLTGIPTRIGYKGAGNMFLTNSVPLKSQQYAAAMYHDLLQGLGINSPCPELSVNLPSSDLDWAEEEKKRLGIHSSGYVLLGDGYEPTLDQSYPANSWQKIIQDFQQKQPELPLVVFQSPNDGKWSQSNPDVKLTSPPDVGKLTAMIAGADLLLSTEGVPLQLAVAVQTYTIALFGLTEPAKVLPKSDRYIAIKSPSGRIADISPQTVLERIWRG
- a CDS encoding CRR6 family NdhI maturation factor, which codes for MTLAIALHSHHLNTLDLSPAQTAIKNLLQAGTIAAHEQQLRFDIDYPREPDDPRELSEIPEIRLWFIRLDAQYPWLPFLLDWQAGELARYTAMLVPHQFSSKEGIQFNPEALEIFLMHKIFILHDWMQQQSIPSRSRLKSMGQMFGYDLEDTFFEMF
- a CDS encoding GspE/PulE family protein, whose protein sequence is MQSAPSSAWQRLKNQEISCAEALKLLVDEQGRVNTELLDRDVNSRFLRHFSDKSSVPPVIPLLLWRGCYYLGSPVNIDSEAIAFLTERTGSNIKIISISDNSYRTWFHTQNLNTNRISATPFVNPITGEQEAENITETTQIYLSRSADQIERIKTLLSGALRNRASDIHLEPTTEGLRVRYRIDGVLRDITMLPQELSRRVIVAIKVMSKMDISESRRPQDGRIEEKYTTGEHAEMGMDMRVSTLPCVNGEKAVIRLLPRENPFSQLENLGFTQQTLQVYKSWLQQPQGMIILTGPTGSGKTSTLYTSLQAVATENVNVVTVEDPVEYILPRITQTQVNEAAGMTFAAGLRAILRQDPDIIMVGEIRDNETAETAVRAALTGHLVFTTLHTNDAVGAIPRLRDIGPDPGLLSDALLGIVAQRLVRRVCPHCSEPYTPTEADLRVLGIDSQHAHSGQWRKGKGCGICFNSGFLGREAIVELLDIDDTVREIIYEGTMTQLHRHLREVHFASFRTAAVEKVTNGLTTVEEVLRVLPRTALYNKLVDKEWTPKLKPVNAYSNVGS